In Reinekea thalattae, a genomic segment contains:
- a CDS encoding ABC transporter ATP-binding protein: MSSMIEVKSVGKSFGQLAVINDCSFSIEKGSITGMIGPNGAGKSTIFNIIAGTLPLDSGNIILDGEDVTNLSADRLFSKGLLRTFQIAHEFSHMTALENLMMVPPKQVGENLFSTWFQPSKVAKQEARNKRKALEVIDYIGLSHVKNELAGNLSGGQKKLLELGRTMMTDAKVVLLDEVAAGVNRTLLKGLTDNILRMNRDFGVTFLVIEHDMDMIAKLCDPVIVMAQGSVMVEGKIEDIQNNPRVIEAYFGSSDIA, translated from the coding sequence ATGTCATCGATGATCGAAGTAAAGTCGGTCGGTAAGTCCTTTGGCCAGTTAGCGGTCATAAACGACTGTAGCTTTAGCATAGAAAAAGGCTCTATCACCGGCATGATCGGCCCAAACGGGGCAGGTAAATCAACCATATTCAATATTATTGCCGGCACCCTGCCGCTCGACAGCGGCAACATTATTTTAGACGGCGAAGATGTCACCAATCTCAGTGCCGATCGACTCTTCAGTAAAGGTCTATTGCGCACCTTCCAAATCGCACATGAGTTCTCGCACATGACCGCGTTGGAAAACCTAATGATGGTGCCGCCAAAACAGGTCGGTGAAAATCTATTCAGCACCTGGTTTCAACCAAGCAAAGTCGCTAAACAAGAAGCTCGCAATAAGCGAAAAGCGCTTGAAGTGATTGACTACATTGGCCTTAGCCACGTCAAAAACGAACTGGCCGGTAACCTTTCTGGTGGTCAAAAGAAATTACTCGAGCTGGGTCGAACTATGATGACCGACGCCAAAGTGGTGCTACTCGATGAAGTCGCTGCCGGTGTTAACCGAACGCTATTGAAAGGGTTGACCGATAACATTTTACGTATGAACCGCGACTTCGGTGTCACCTTCTTGGTGATCGAACACGACATGGACATGATCGCCAAGCTGTGCGATCCGGTGATTGTCATGGCGCAAGGCAGCGTTATGGTCGAAGGCAAAATTGAAGACATTCAGAACAATCCTCGCGTTATCGAAGCCTATTTTGGCAGTAGCGACATCGCCTAA
- a CDS encoding ABC transporter ATP-binding protein, whose protein sequence is MAIIEAKDIHAGYGGMNILNGINMAVEAEEVGVIIGANGAGKSTSLKALFGLLHVSQGSIELNGEDITNADPNRLVELGMAFVPQEKNVFVSLSVEENLEMGAFLRKDNFKRTLDSVYHYFPDLKDKRHQPAGELSGGQRQMVAMGRALMIEPKVLLLDEPTAGLSPLYMNEIFDRVKAINNEGVGILMVEQNAKQALAIADKGFVLAAGRNRFTDTGANLLNDPEVAKSFLGG, encoded by the coding sequence ATGGCAATTATTGAAGCGAAAGACATCCATGCAGGCTACGGCGGCATGAACATTTTAAATGGCATCAACATGGCGGTAGAAGCCGAAGAAGTCGGTGTCATTATCGGCGCTAACGGCGCTGGCAAATCGACCTCTCTAAAAGCTTTGTTTGGTTTGTTGCACGTCAGCCAAGGCAGCATTGAGTTGAACGGCGAAGACATCACCAACGCCGACCCCAACCGTTTAGTTGAATTAGGCATGGCGTTTGTACCACAAGAAAAAAACGTCTTCGTCAGTTTAAGTGTTGAAGAAAACCTAGAGATGGGCGCGTTTTTACGCAAAGATAACTTTAAGCGCACGCTCGACTCGGTATACCACTACTTCCCAGATTTAAAAGACAAACGCCATCAACCAGCTGGTGAGCTTTCTGGTGGCCAGCGCCAAATGGTTGCTATGGGCCGTGCGCTAATGATTGAGCCGAAAGTTCTATTGTTGGATGAACCGACGGCTGGGCTTTCACCTCTGTACATGAATGAAATTTTCGATCGAGTCAAAGCGATTAATAACGAAGGCGTTGGTATTTTAATGGTTGAACAGAATGCCAAGCAGGCCTTAGCCATTGCCGATAAGGGTTTTGTATTGGCCGCTGGCCGCAATCGCTTCACCGACACCGGTGCAAACTTATTAAATGATCCGGAAGTGGCCAAAAGCTTCCTTGGCGGTTAA
- a CDS encoding branched-chain amino acid ABC transporter permease gives MNELVFFINKVMISGAVIGSIYAMGAIGVTLIFSILRFAHFAHGDLMTTGAFLTFLLTALFPHAGAAIGIPTAFLMMPIAMAITSLLAVGLDKAFYKPLRAHNVKPVVMVMASIGVTLMLQGIIRIFFGTSSRNLFIDDRKEIFRLELPWELASRKLVITEPQLLLFLFTAIAVVALHYFLTRSRLGKAMRATSDNPDLARISGINVDKVVIVTWVIAGSLATAAGTLLSLDVALKPDLSFQILLPIFAAAIVGGVGHPYGAIVGGFVVGFAETLSVFNWAILLRPLEKAMEWDLPNNLALVPTEYKITVPFFILVAILVLKPTGILKGQVL, from the coding sequence TTGAACGAATTAGTCTTTTTTATAAATAAGGTGATGATCTCCGGTGCGGTGATCGGCTCCATTTACGCCATGGGCGCAATTGGTGTGACACTTATTTTTTCAATCTTACGCTTTGCGCATTTTGCTCACGGCGACCTAATGACCACCGGCGCGTTTTTAACCTTTTTATTAACCGCCCTCTTTCCGCATGCTGGCGCAGCTATTGGCATACCGACGGCCTTTTTAATGATGCCGATCGCTATGGCGATCACCAGTTTACTGGCAGTCGGTTTAGACAAGGCCTTCTATAAACCCTTGCGCGCGCATAATGTAAAGCCGGTCGTTATGGTGATGGCTTCTATCGGTGTAACCCTTATGCTGCAGGGCATTATTCGTATCTTTTTTGGTACCAGCTCTCGCAACCTCTTTATTGATGACCGCAAAGAAATTTTCCGTTTGGAATTGCCGTGGGAATTGGCTTCTCGCAAGCTCGTGATTACTGAACCACAGCTTTTATTGTTCTTATTTACCGCCATTGCGGTGGTCGCGCTGCACTACTTTTTAACTCGCTCTCGCTTAGGCAAGGCGATGCGTGCGACATCAGACAACCCAGACTTAGCACGAATTTCTGGTATTAATGTCGACAAAGTAGTGATCGTTACTTGGGTCATTGCTGGCTCTCTTGCGACGGCGGCAGGCACCTTACTGTCTTTGGATGTTGCATTAAAACCTGACCTGAGCTTCCAAATTTTATTACCCATTTTTGCTGCGGCCATTGTTGGCGGCGTTGGCCACCCATACGGCGCTATCGTCGGCGGCTTTGTGGTCGGCTTTGCCGAAACACTGTCCGTTTTCAACTGGGCGATTCTGTTGCGACCACTGGAAAAAGCGATGGAGTGGGATTTGCCCAACAACCTCGCTCTGGTTCCTACGGAATATAAAATTACCGTTCCGTTCTTCATTCTTGTTGCCATCTTGGTGTTAAAACCAACCGGTATTCTGAAGGGGCAAGTTCTATGA